DNA sequence from the Nicotiana tomentosiformis chromosome 3, ASM39032v3, whole genome shotgun sequence genome:
AATAAGTAAAGATATTGGAGTGAAATTGCATCTTTTGATAGATAATTAGAGAGTATCAGACTAGAAAAGCAATGTAGACTGTATAATAGTAGAGTATAACTTGTGTGTTGCTAGCTAGTTTTTTAACCATATCTTGAGTATGTGTTACAATGATGTCTTTAGATTGATCTCCTCTTTGGGGTTTATTAAAATAGAGTTTAATTTGGAATTTGGATTCATCTAATTAAATATGAGCAACGAATGAGTAGATTCATGAAGGATTTTATTTGATTTCTTGAAATTTTTGTAAGTACATGTAAGATATGACACCGAAGACTAAATGATGTAACCCTCTAATTGCTTTTGCAATACGAAAAAACGAACATCTCTGCCATAGTAACATTACATGGAATAAGAACTCATTCGCGGCATTCTAGTTTATGTATTACTAGTAATTGATTGATCTATGGAATTTATGGATGGCGAACTCCAACTAATCTCACATCATCAACCACAGGACCACACAAGGAGCCAGAGTGATCGCTCTTCATGTGATAGTATGTGCTCAAGAACCTGACCCTGGTGCGCTCAGAAACTGCTTTAAACCGAAGCTTGGCTCGTTTGAATCCTCCATTACCTTTGGATTCGTAGGGGACTCGCAAAGTGATCTGGCCGGCAAATGCCTCTATAAGCATAGACCCTTGGCAGGAATTGCTGGCATCTCCTACCGAGAACATGAGATCATAGACCTTCCCTTTTGTAGTTATCACTTGTTGTGCTATTGCACTTTCTCTACCGGCCACAAGTTCGATGGCGCGCTTGCCCTCCGGCACGGCGAAGTGTGCAGCATCAATGTATTTTACTGCCTTGAGAGATTCAATCATCCATCCAGGCAATGGTGAGTGATCATCTTCAATATTTGGAGGAATTAGAACTCCCCAGCTTGTGTTGGGAAAGATATATGGACCCTCTTCAAAGTTTCCGTTCTTCAACATGTTGCCTGCGTCCATTTTATGTATTAGAATCTGAAGTTTAACTTTTATACACCGATAGTATAAAAGATTTTTTTTACCAGCTTACTTAAAACACAGAGAGAGAGGGATTACCTTTTGGTCTATGAGGATTTTTCAAAGCCTTGAGAGCAATGTAATCAATGAGAGGGCCACAAGCTGGGTCCTTCTCAACTGCAGGATTGTGTAACATGATGTCAATTTCTGTGGCTTGGGCCAAGAAACCCCACGAATAAGAGTCCCAACCATCACTACTATACATGGTCTGCATTGGAAGCATTCCCCAGTCATTAGGCTCATTGTTAGGCGACACCGACACGTTGAGTTTCTCTTCTTGAGCACAGGTCCTAGCAAAGTTGAAGGACAAAGAGTAGAAAGTTCCCTTAGTGACGTTCGTGATTCTGGTTTTGATGGATGCGTCTTCCCCTAGCCTAACAGCAAAAGCTCCTTCTGGCACTGGAAGTAGCATGTCACCTTGTGTTTGGCCTGATTTGATGTATTCTACATAACCTGAGATTTCCCAGTGGGGTATTGCGTGAGGCTCTGTCACTTTTGTGCCCTTCAATTGTGATGGTTTTGGACCTTGCTCGAAGTTGCCGTTAGGCAATAATCCTGATCAACCACAAGATAGAAAAGTTAGTTACGTCCATACAGAGACACATCACAGGGGCTAGCTAGAGCTTCGATaacctatgttgctcggactcttcggAAATATTGCCGGGTgagtgtcggatcctccaaaagtagtgtatttttggaggatccgacaagGGTGCGACAACAGTTAtggagagtccgcgcaacataATCGGtaacgggttcggccgaacccgttaCCATATATTTAGTGCAAACCatatatttgtcttaagaaatccattgaatatgtacaaattcTTACTTTAGAACCCAGTAACATAGAAGGCTAGAATCCTGAACCCAGTAATTTCGGATCCTAGCTTCGTCTCTAGACAGATGAGGCACGAGTTCAATGATTATTTTCGACACGAGACATAAATATATATGAAAATAATCACTAAAATATTAATGTATGTCAATTTGTGAAGTCATATTTCAAGAGTACAGTGTGTTCAAGCGATAAGAACTTAAATTCTGGATCGGAATATGTTAACTCAAGTTATATTCAAACATTCTATTAACACAACCAGATCTTCCTCGAACGTGAGAAGATCTACGTTTACGTGGATTAGAACTTATTTTACGGTTAAGGTATAATCTAAACAGCATGTCATGTTAACTGCCATCAGATAATTACAAGTTTTGTTCAGTAATCACGTGAAGAAAGTAAGGCCAGCGCATTAGgttcttttatttttcctttttgccTTACTTTAGCTTCGTGTAACATGGCTTGGATTAGGAACAAACCGTGATTAGTAAGCCTACCAGCTATATTTGGGATTAATTTATTAGAAGAAATCAGATGTGGGTAGCGAATAGGAGATGACAACTTGGTGTCGGAAGATCGGTGGCAAGGCTGGATCTtccattactttttttttttccttcttatttACAAGCTATTCTTCAAAAAATCCCACCAATTAAATGCAATAAGTAACACGGGTTAAAATTCAGATGGGTAATGAAGAAACTGTATGGAATGGGTTACTTTAGCGGATAAGATTTAACCGATCGAGGGGATTcaagatacaacaacaacaaattcagTGTAATTTTACAAGTAATCGAGGTCTGGGGAGAGtaatgtgtacgcataccttacttCTACCTTACGACGGTTTGAGAGATTGTTTCCGATAAATCCTATTGAGGATCTAAAGGAAATTGTTGAGTCGCATTTATATCCTATGGAAGATTGAAGTGACCATCAATCTACTTAAGATGTGTAATTCTATTAAATGTTTATTGCTGTTACCGTGACTGTTTCTACAAATAGGTAAACTGTCCTTGAATTTGTTAATTAACCTATATAGACGAACAATAACCTTTTGCAAGAAAATCAAGTCACTCGTTTTCGATGAGGCTGGTATCAATTATATGAACTTGAATAATAAAGTTCCATGTATTCAAGAGGCGGAGCAAGGATTTTAAGTTTATGAGTTCGGAATCCTAATCATTTTAAATAATTGTGTTCTAAATTAATAgtttgtacatatttaataaaattttaaagataaataCATAATTTGAACCCAAAATGACTGGGTTCGACTTAACCCGGAACAGACACTCCTGCCTCCTGCATGTATGTCCCAAATAAGAAGAGATGTATGTAAGCTATATTACGTAATAATAAGTAGTACAAATTATATTGATAAAATATCTTAATAAATCACGGTAAAAAACAAAATTCTTTTAACTCTCCGAATAATAGTAGCAGTGTCATCAGCATAAGTGAAACAAAGAGAGTAGTAATAATTAACACGGGACTCAGGCTATTCCGATATTCCCAAATCCCAACCAGTTATTTTATTGCCCAATTCCTCGTCTTAAAGATCCATGTGCAGAAATCTGAAACTTCATTCTGGATGAAATTAATACATAAAATATCGTATTGCCTTATAGCTAAGTAACTACGTGTACGTCGGAGGTCGGTTTCCATGAATATTTTCCTGAATTTATACCCCAGTACTTCCATCACTACCACTCCCAAAATTAGAATAAAGTTTGATATTCCAGCGATTTTCATAGTattcttttcttcttccttttttccaTCTTCTACTTCCTCTTTAAATGTATGTGTGTCTGTGTGAGATATTCATTCATAAATCTTCTACGAAACAGCTCttaaatgaagaaaaaaaagttACGGAACAGATATGACCctgatttttataaaataaatcaTAAGAACCAGACAAGAAGGGCTTTATTCTAATTAAATAAACAAATTAAATACTGTATTTCCGAATGAAGGGCTTGTGATCTTATGTTCTACGTATACGTCTATTGTTCTCTGCTACAGGACCTCACAGCAAAGACTGGCAAAGCAaattaaaacaccaaaatagGCTAAAAGCAAGAAGATGCGGAATTGCAGGCAAGGAGTGATCATCAACTTTGCTTTTCACACTACATACATTAACACGTGAAAAACAATTACACTATCATGTTTCTAAAACTATTCTTAATAAGTAAAGTCAGTAATTTGAGATATAAGATCAAAAGTAATTTAGTTAAATTACACTAATAATCATATGCTAAATGAGTAATGAGTTATACACAACTTTATGTATATTTCCCACAATGGAAGCAAAAAGAGAAAATGCATAGAAACTTACCATCATCTACAGATAAAACGACATTTATGGTGGCACAGAGCAGCACTATCAGTATTGCCGTTTTCTTCATTTTCATAAATTGTGGTTTTTTGGAACAAAAAGAGAGAGAAATATGTTGGGATGAAAATTCACAAACGCCTCGACTGGCTTTTATGTATTTCTGTTCTTGAAAATGCCCCTGGTATTGAAAGAATTCACGGTATTGCCACCACCATATTGCTCTATCGTAGCTGGAACATGGAAGCAACAGGTTTGCACGTGCACTTCTCCTACCGAAGAACAAAgacaaaaaagaaaacaaaaactaATTATATACTAGTACTAATCAATATCCTTAACAATCGCAAAATGTCGGAATATATAATGTCCTACTTAATTTATTTAAAGGTTTTCAAAGGAATTACAAAAGGTATGAAGGTTTAATTCTGAGTTCACCTCCTAATAGTATTTTAGAGGTTTTCTTAAAATTTTTAGTTTAAACTAATTTTTCTACCTTTTAAGGTAGGAGTTACACACTACTATCCCCAGATTCTATTTATAGGACTATACTGGGTTTGTCATTATTGTTTAACAACTTTTAAaatacgtgcgttgcacgtgtgtaTAGTGTGTATCAATTAAAAATATGTACATTGATGTTAAAATAAAATGCAATATTTGTTTAAaggataaaaattatttttctcataGTAATTGTATTAAATATCTTCTGAATATGCATAGATGATGAATTTAGTTAAATTTTAGTTGTGCattattttataattatacatattttataatataatttataaatatgttAAATTGTATCTCACATGAAATCTCTTTATGAATACATTTTGGCTTCTACTAATTTCATCCTTATTTCTTTaagtttgtagttaaataatttaATTCTTAATActataattaaattttattttatattctaaTTTCTTTTATCGCCGATGATCTTTTTCTGAAAAATAATTTATGTACTCTAAGTTTTTGgtaaacttgaaaaataattttacctatATGATGAATTAGGAAAGGaataaagttgaattatttaatATAATCACTAATGAAAATAATTTATTGTTtgatgatttaaattaataacaTCATCtcatagaataaaataaatatttaattataactaTAGTTTTATCCACAAAGTTCTTGTGTCACAtgataaaaaattaaacttttgcACTTTATGTTTGTCATAGCGCTAGTAAATGACTTTTGTCAATCACTtatctctctctttctcttgTTATTATAAAATAGTTTCGTAATTATTTTTtctattaatattttaaaatctatattaatatttatatCTAAGCAAATTATTGATCAAAGAATAAAATTAATAGCCAACAGACCAATCTCACATAGAATACTCATCGCATTTATATGTTAAATACTGATTTGAATAAATGACAAAGCAAACTACTTcctctttctttaattttttttctttattttattttttttatatcataATTGTTCATCTAAAATTTAGCATGATTATACAATTTTTTGAGATAAAAAACGTTCAATTATGTAAAATTCATATAAGGTAAAACATATTTGGTGTTATTtaattatactttaattttaatTCATATAAGATAAAactttaataattttaaagtcctaaatataagGACCTCTTacttaattcaaataaggaaagttatacaacaacaacaaaaaaaaaaaaaagaaggtataTTAAGTAATAAATCTTATTTAAtttcaaactcctaaatattaatgctaaaataaaatataatatttgtttaaatgataaaaataaattttctcaTAGTAATTGTATTAAATATCTTCTGAATATCCATAGATGATGAATTTAGTTAAATTAGTTGTATATTATTTTGTAATTATACATAtcttataatataatttacaaataTGTTAAATGTATCTCACCTGACATCTCTTTATGAATACATTTTGGCTTCTACCAATTTCATTCTTATTTCCTTAAGTTTTCGTTTAACCAATTTAATTCTTAATAgtataattaaattttattttatatttttgatttcttttattgccGATGGTCtttttctgaaaaatattttatgtaCTCTAAGATTTGTATAAACTTCAAAAACAATTTTACCTATATATGAATTTGGAAAGGAATAGAATTGGATTGTTTTTATAGTCAATTAATTCAAATCCGGGGAAAAAGGTCGATTCAAAtacttaataatattttttaatcactaataaaaataatttattttttgaggatttaaattattaatattatcTCATAGCATAAAATAAATGTTTAATTATAACTATAATTTTATCCACAAAATTCTTGTGTCAAATGATAAAAATTTAAACTTTTTGCGCTTTATGTTTGTCATAGCGTTAGTAAATGACTTTTGTCAAtcacttttctctctctctctttctcttgctagtataaaatatttttgtaattattttttctaataatattttaaaatctatattaatatttatatCTAAGTAAATTATTGATCGGATAATAAAATTAATAGCCAATAGACCAATCTCACATAGAATACTCATAGCATTTATAAGTTAAATACTGATTTGAATAAAGAACAAAGCAAACTacttcctctttccttattttattttttatatcatAATTGTTCACCTAAAATTTAGCATGATTATACAATTGTTTTGAGATAAAAAATATATTGTATAAATAAATTCATATATAGGGAAAAACATATAAATATTTGGTATTATTTAATTATACTTTAATCTAAATTCATATAAGATAAAactttaataattttaaagtcctaaatataagGACCTCTTACTCAATTCAGCTCCTAAATATTCATAATAAAGGAAAGGTATTGGCCTAAATAAGGAAAGGTATAATAAGTAATTAATCTTATTTAATTTCAAACTTCTAAATATTAGCTAGAAGAATAATCAAATCactattttatctagtgtgaactctattttaaaagggtaaaaaaggggAATGATATTTCGTTATTGgcctttgtgcttttaatatagtcaagtgagaaaaaatttaataaataaattttattaatttaaaaattcttaatattaagaaaataagtAATCGCCCCAATTATTCTTATATTTTAATTAGGAAAATAAGTAATGACCCCAGTTATTCCTCATAAATTGtatttcttaattttattttaatatgaAAGTAAGAaagtaatttaaaatatattattattcacTGCTTTTCAACTATGATAATATCTTAGTTTAACTTTTTATAACCATGAAGAAATTAAGAATAATATATTGTCATTTTGCATTTAATAAATAAGATATCCTATTACTTAATTTAatcaaaatataatagaaaaatATTATGTTAAGAAAAATTGTTCCTTTCCATTCTAAAATATTGTCCACCCTTCTTTTACTTGTCATTAAATAAATTCCttaaattgaatttatttttaatttattttcgtTCTTAGATTTTAAATTGATACGACATCTAGGGTCAAACTTCCTAATATTTGGTAAGAGAATATTTAAGTCAAATCGTTTTTAATACTTAGCTTAGAGTTGTTGCTTAAATCTTTGGTGTTAGAAGTAATGAATTTTAAAAGGAAAGAATTTATATAGCTaaaatctttctttattttaaaTTCTTGGATAGAGAAGTTTGTATATAGTTTGAATAAGGAgtgatttaatatttaaaattttaattaat
Encoded proteins:
- the LOC104088341 gene encoding BIIDXI-like protein At5g11420; its protein translation is MKMKKTAILIVLLCATINVVLSVDDGLLPNGNFEQGPKPSQLKGTKVTEPHAIPHWEISGYVEYIKSGQTQGDMLLPVPEGAFAVRLGEDASIKTRITNVTKGTFYSLSFNFARTCAQEEKLNVSVSPNNEPNDWGMLPMQTMYSSDGWDSYSWGFLAQATEIDIMLHNPAVEKDPACGPLIDYIALKALKNPHRPKGNMLKNGNFEEGPYIFPNTSWGVLIPPNIEDDHSPLPGWMIESLKAVKYIDAAHFAVPEGKRAIELVAGRESAIAQQVITTKGKVYDLMFSVGDASNSCQGSMLIEAFAGQITLRVPYESKGNGGFKRAKLRFKAVSERTRVRFLSTYYHMKSDHSGSLCGPVVDDVRLVGVRHP